The Salvia splendens isolate huo1 chromosome 21, SspV2, whole genome shotgun sequence genome includes a window with the following:
- the LOC121783680 gene encoding transcription factor MYB41-like, with amino-acid sequence MGRSPCCDKEGLKKGPWTPEEDTKLVRYIQIHGPGNWRILPKHAGLERCGKSCRLRWTNYLRPDIKRGRFSFEEEESIIQLHSLLGNKWSAIAARLPGRTDNEIKNYWNTHIRKRLLRNGIDPVTHAPRLDLLDLSSILTSPHLNLSNLLRLQTFLIPLALTLLSSNVENPNILLQKLQENQLLDSHNLNNQTPTFQPSQFENLINQKNPSVLADSSLPNPPQSAQNNLGQLPTTSPSTSDQVFQNYCPTNENGSNFFSGVSDRMKAVDLSENSSFDSVMSAPSASTFINGGAEDEKESFCSNLLRFEIPESLDQFDYFM; translated from the exons ATGGGAAGATCACCATGTTGTGATAAAGAAGGGCTCAAGAAAGGGCCGTGGACGCCAGAGGAAGACACGAAGCTCGTTCGATACATCCAAATCCATGGCCCCGGTAACTGGAGAATTCTCCCCAAGCACGCCG gGCTTGAGAGATGTGGGAAGAGCTGCCGTCTGCGTTGGACAAACTATTTGAGGCCTGATATCAAGAGAGGAAGGTTTTCTTTTGAGGAAGAGGAATCTATTATTCAACTCCATAGCCTTCTTGGAAACAA GTGGTCCGCGATCGCGGCCCGTTTGCCAGGGAGGACGGATAATGAGATCAAGAACTACTGGAACACACACATAAGAAAGAGGCTCCTAAGAAATGGGATTGACCCGGTCACCCATGCACCGCGCCTCGACCTACTAGATCTATCATCGATACTCACCTCGCCTCACCTCAATTTATCGAACCTCCTTCGCCTCCAGACGTTCCTCATTCCGCTCGCCCTAACCCTCCTATCATCCAATGTTGAAAACCCTAATATCTTATTGCAAAAGCTTCAAGAAAATCAACTCTTGGATTCACACAATCTCAACAATCAAACCCCAACTTTCCAACCTAGTCAATTTGAAAACCTAATAAACCAAAAAAATCCATCAGTTCTTGCAGATTCTTCACTTCCAAATCCACCTCAATCAGCCCAAAATAACCTAGGTCAATTACCTACTACTTCTCCTAGCACAAGTGACCAAGTCTTCCAAAATTATTGCCCTACAAATGAAAATGGATCGAATTTTTTCTCTGGGGTTTCCGATCGAATGAAGGCTGTGGACTTGTCAGAGAATTCAAGCTTCGATTCAGTGATGTCCGCACCATCGGCCTCAACGTTCATCAACGGGGGCGCGGAAGATGAGAAGGAAAGCTTTTGCAGTAATTTGTTGAGGTTTGAGATTCCAGAAAGTTTAGATCAATTTGATTATTTCATGTAA